The Flavobacteriaceae bacterium 3519-10 genome includes a window with the following:
- a CDS encoding Competence/damage-inducible protein CinA yields the protein MENKVNKNLAQIAELLIKNKLTIAVAESCTSGLLQNKFSLADDAMTFFQGGMTVYNAGQKAKHLNINPIFAEQCNSVSKEIAERMALNIADSFNAEIGISITGYAQPVPEDGIDSCFAHIAISKNDKVVLSSKINGDATLSLAENQEIYAVKIFEKLLRILK from the coding sequence ATGGAAAATAAAGTTAACAAAAACCTTGCCCAAATTGCTGAACTGCTCATTAAAAATAAATTAACAATCGCTGTTGCGGAGAGCTGTACATCGGGGCTTCTCCAAAATAAATTTTCGCTTGCAGACGACGCAATGACCTTCTTTCAGGGCGGAATGACCGTCTATAATGCAGGCCAGAAAGCGAAGCATCTCAATATAAACCCAATTTTTGCGGAGCAGTGCAATTCGGTATCGAAAGAGATTGCTGAGCGCATGGCTCTTAACATCGCGGATAGCTTTAACGCCGAAATCGGGATTTCGATTACCGGTTACGCGCAGCCTGTTCCCGAGGATGGAATTGACAGCTGTTTTGCCCACATTGCGATTTCTAAAAATGATAAAGTGGTGCTTTCAAGTAAAATTAATGGCGACGCGACGCTTTCCTTAGCCGAAAACCAGGAGATTTACGCCGTTAAAATATTTGAAAAGCTCCTTCGGATCCTCAAATAA
- a CDS encoding Diacylglycerol kinase: MRKPTFQKSVLNAVSGLFWMLKSERNFQLEILALLINIILIVFLELTSTDAALIYIVCFAVLSLEILNTAVEKICDVIKPEYDERIKIIKDISAGAVILMAFCSVTVGILVYSKYIF; this comes from the coding sequence ATGAGAAAACCTACTTTTCAGAAAAGCGTGCTGAATGCAGTTTCAGGCTTATTTTGGATGTTGAAATCTGAAAGAAATTTCCAGCTCGAAATTCTTGCGTTACTGATCAATATAATACTGATTGTTTTTCTTGAACTCACTTCCACCGATGCCGCATTAATTTACATCGTATGCTTTGCCGTCCTCAGTCTCGAAATTTTAAATACTGCAGTTGAAAAAATCTGCGACGTCATAAAACCCGAATACGATGAGCGCATTAAAATAATCAAAGATATTTCTGCGGGAGCTGTGATTCTGATGGCATTCTGTTCAGTAACTGTCGGAATTCTGGTCTATTCGAAGTATATATTTTAA
- a CDS encoding probable oxidoreductase, with protein sequence MNRDGLNQSIWENALFPHHNKEFSPKSFDTIIVGAGITGISLGLELQKSGRDCLILEQKNIGFGTTGGTTAFINNFFDESYDRLISSFGEDKAQTIADNAMKAPEIVRRNVSDYNISCDFAECKFYLFSAEKKQDRQLEKILDAHQRLDVPSRSVSDIPFDIEFRTAIEIDGQAQFHPVKYITALAEAFESLGGVILTDTRVSKDDKKEGLIVIETENGETFTAKNLVWATHIPPGLNRFSTLCAPYRSYALAAKINHAPTAMAQAADLYDAYHYIRYHQSGDENFLIVGGFDHKTGHEDETEKPFDDLVYYTEENFQFEEIVSKWSAQFYVPVDGLPYIGKMPGESNIFVATGYNGNGMTWGTLAAEILSDVIDGKENELADIVAPGRIEVQASAKEFIKENADAVFHLIKDQFTADKKTELEELKPGEGKVIEHDSQKVAAYRQENGELELVTAICPHMGCVVNFNNSEQTWDCPCHGSRFDTKGNLLTGPSLTGLKPLSQ encoded by the coding sequence ATGAATCGTGACGGATTAAACCAAAGTATCTGGGAAAATGCGCTTTTTCCTCACCACAACAAAGAATTTTCGCCTAAAAGTTTTGACACCATCATCGTGGGTGCAGGCATCACCGGCATCTCACTCGGCCTGGAACTTCAGAAAAGCGGCCGCGACTGTTTAATTCTCGAACAGAAAAACATTGGGTTCGGAACTACCGGCGGCACAACAGCATTCATCAATAATTTTTTCGACGAAAGCTACGACAGGCTCATCAGCAGTTTCGGCGAGGATAAGGCCCAAACAATAGCCGACAACGCGATGAAAGCACCTGAAATCGTTCGAAGAAATGTTAGTGATTACAATATTTCTTGTGATTTCGCTGAATGTAAATTTTATCTTTTCAGTGCCGAAAAAAAACAGGACAGGCAACTCGAAAAAATTCTGGATGCGCACCAGCGTCTCGATGTTCCGAGCAGAAGCGTCAGCGATATACCTTTTGATATTGAATTCAGAACTGCTATCGAAATCGACGGACAGGCGCAGTTTCATCCCGTCAAATACATCACGGCACTTGCCGAAGCGTTCGAAAGCCTGGGCGGCGTAATTCTTACGGATACTCGCGTTTCAAAAGACGATAAAAAAGAAGGCCTGATCGTTATTGAAACCGAGAACGGCGAAACCTTCACTGCTAAAAATCTGGTGTGGGCTACCCATATTCCACCCGGACTAAACCGTTTCAGCACGCTGTGTGCACCTTACCGAAGCTACGCACTTGCCGCGAAAATTAACCATGCTCCTACAGCGATGGCCCAGGCAGCCGACCTGTACGATGCCTATCATTATATCCGTTATCATCAGTCGGGTGACGAAAATTTCCTTATCGTTGGCGGTTTTGACCACAAAACAGGGCATGAAGATGAGACGGAGAAACCGTTTGATGACCTCGTTTATTATACTGAAGAAAATTTCCAGTTCGAAGAAATAGTATCAAAGTGGTCTGCACAGTTTTATGTTCCTGTCGACGGCCTTCCGTACATCGGTAAGATGCCGGGTGAGAGCAATATTTTCGTTGCCACGGGATATAACGGAAATGGAATGACGTGGGGAACACTGGCCGCGGAAATTCTGTCGGATGTTATTGATGGCAAAGAAAACGAACTCGCTGATATTGTGGCGCCGGGCCGTATTGAAGTGCAGGCCAGTGCAAAAGAATTTATAAAAGAAAACGCCGATGCAGTTTTTCATTTGATTAAAGATCAGTTCACTGCCGATAAAAAAACAGAACTGGAAGAGCTGAAACCCGGCGAAGGAAAAGTAATTGAACACGATTCGCAAAAGGTGGCCGCTTACCGCCAGGAAAATGGCGAGCTCGAACTTGTTACAGCGATTTGCCCGCACATGGGTTGCGTTGTAAATTTCAACAATTCTGAACAGACCTGGGATTGCCCTTGTCATGGTTCACGTTTCGATACCAAAGGGAATCTTCTAACCGGACCGTCTTTAACAGGATTAAAACCTTTATCACAATAA
- a CDS encoding Phosphoserine aminotransferase yields MNKVHNFSAGPCILPQEVFEKSAEAILNFNGIGLSLLEISHRSKDFVAVMDEARAIVKRLMKLGDDYEVLYLGGGASLQFLMVPFNLMKADGGKAAYLDTGVWAAGAIKEAKIVGNVEIVGSSKADNYSYIPKDYTVGSEYDYFHCTSNNTIYGTQMKTFPKVDTLMVCDMSSDIFSREIDFSQFDLIYAGAQKNMGPAGVTLVVVKKSILGKTGRTIPSYLNYQLHIDKESMFNTPPVFPVYASLLTLQHLEKNGGIAAAEARNIAKAKLLYDEIDRNPNFETFCKAEDRSLMNPSFKLTDESKKEAFDAAWKAAGLSGLNGHRSLGGYRASMYNAMPIESVQILVDVMQRLS; encoded by the coding sequence ATGAATAAAGTACATAATTTCAGCGCCGGGCCGTGTATCCTGCCTCAGGAAGTTTTTGAAAAATCAGCGGAAGCGATATTGAATTTTAACGGAATCGGACTTTCACTACTCGAAATTTCCCACCGCAGCAAAGATTTTGTAGCGGTTATGGATGAAGCCCGCGCCATTGTAAAAAGGCTGATGAAGCTGGGCGACGATTATGAAGTACTTTATCTGGGTGGCGGCGCAAGTCTGCAGTTTCTTATGGTACCTTTCAATTTAATGAAAGCCGATGGAGGAAAAGCCGCGTACCTTGACACCGGTGTTTGGGCAGCAGGAGCTATCAAAGAAGCTAAGATTGTCGGAAATGTAGAAATCGTTGGCTCGTCCAAAGCCGATAACTATTCATACATTCCAAAAGATTACACAGTAGGCAGTGAGTACGATTATTTCCACTGCACATCCAACAATACAATTTACGGTACCCAGATGAAAACCTTCCCGAAGGTTGATACGCTGATGGTTTGCGACATGAGTTCGGATATATTTTCGCGCGAAATAGATTTTTCCCAGTTTGATCTGATTTACGCCGGTGCACAGAAAAACATGGGCCCTGCAGGTGTAACACTTGTTGTGGTGAAGAAAAGCATCTTAGGCAAAACCGGACGCACCATTCCGTCTTACCTTAACTATCAGTTGCATATTGATAAAGAATCAATGTTCAATACGCCACCGGTATTCCCGGTTTACGCTTCGCTACTGACTCTGCAGCATTTAGAAAAAAACGGCGGCATCGCAGCTGCTGAAGCACGAAACATTGCCAAAGCCAAACTGCTTTATGATGAGATCGACCGCAACCCGAACTTCGAAACTTTCTGTAAAGCTGAAGACCGTTCCCTGATGAACCCTTCTTTTAAGCTTACCGACGAATCCAAAAAAGAAGCCTTTGATGCTGCCTGGAAAGCTGCCGGACTCAGCGGACTTAATGGTCACCGAAGTTTAGGCGGCTACCGCGCCAGCATGTATAACGCGATGCCGATTGAAAGTGTGCAGATTCTGGTTGACGTTATGCAGCGTTTATCATAA
- a CDS encoding DNA gyrase subunit A, which yields MQKEGERLIPINIVDEMKSSYIDYSMSVIVSRALPDVRDGLKPVHRRVLYGMYGLNVFSNRKHLKSARIVGDVLGKYHPHGDSSVYDAMVRMAQPWSLRYPQVDGQGNFGSMDGDPPAAMRYTEAKLKKISDEILADLDKDTVDFQNNFDDSMTEPTVMPTKIPTLLVNGTSGIAVGMATNMAPHNLSESIDAIVAYIDNKEITIDELMKHIIAPDFPTGGIIYGYDGVRDAFHTGRGRIVLRAKINFEEVGNRSAIIVTEIPYQVNKAEMIARTAELVKDEKIPGIYEIRDESDRQGLRIVYELKHDAIPNVVLNMLYKYTSLQTSFSVNNIALVKGRPEQLNLKNIIHHFVDHRHEVVIRRTEFELKKAKERAHILEGFMKVIGTQDDLDKAIAIIRHSSNPAEAKDGLMKEFDLSDLQAQAILDLRLARLTGMELDKIRAEYDEIMNLIRDFEDILANESRRFEIIKAELIEMKEKYGDERRSEIDYSGGEMSIEDLIPDEKVVLTISHAGYIKRTSLSEYKVQTRGGVGNRAATTRDEDFLEYIVAATNHQYMLFFTEKGKCFWLRVFEIPEGSKISKGRAVQNLINIEPDDKIKAYIRTNDLKDAEYINQMNVVMVTKNGTIKKTSLEAYSRPRTNGVNAIEIRDNDQLLGARLTSGDSEIMIATKNGKCIRFPEEKARAVGRGSIGVRGISLEDDDEVIGMIVVNDVENETVLVVSEKGYGKRTAVEDYRVTNRGGKGVITLNITEKTGNLIAIQNVTDEDGLMIINKSGVAIRMSMNEMRVMGRNTQGVKVINLKGNDSIAAIAKVEMDKEVEIEEEEAEGAKPAEVHSDLVEFSGTPQTGDNAISNMGDEKTLRKIEDEEASQNEKSDEDISEDEE from the coding sequence ATGCAAAAAGAAGGAGAAAGGTTAATTCCGATCAACATTGTTGATGAAATGAAATCCTCTTATATCGATTATTCGATGTCGGTTATTGTTTCCAGAGCATTGCCCGACGTAAGAGATGGCTTAAAGCCCGTACACAGAAGAGTTTTATACGGTATGTACGGACTGAATGTATTTTCTAACCGGAAACACTTGAAATCTGCCAGAATTGTAGGAGACGTTCTGGGTAAATACCACCCGCATGGCGATTCCTCCGTTTATGATGCGATGGTGCGTATGGCGCAACCCTGGAGTCTGCGTTATCCGCAGGTCGACGGGCAGGGTAACTTTGGATCTATGGACGGCGATCCACCGGCAGCAATGCGTTATACCGAAGCTAAACTTAAGAAGATCTCGGACGAAATTTTAGCGGATTTAGATAAAGATACGGTCGATTTTCAGAATAACTTCGATGATTCGATGACAGAACCAACGGTGATGCCAACGAAGATCCCAACACTTTTGGTGAACGGAACCTCCGGTATTGCAGTAGGTATGGCGACCAATATGGCGCCTCACAACCTTTCTGAGAGTATTGATGCCATCGTAGCCTATATTGACAATAAAGAGATCACGATTGATGAGCTGATGAAGCACATCATCGCACCCGATTTCCCTACCGGCGGAATTATTTACGGTTACGACGGTGTTCGGGACGCCTTCCACACCGGAAGAGGCCGCATCGTGCTTCGCGCCAAGATAAATTTCGAGGAAGTGGGCAACCGCAGCGCGATTATCGTTACCGAAATTCCGTATCAGGTGAACAAAGCGGAAATGATCGCAAGGACAGCTGAACTTGTAAAAGATGAAAAGATTCCGGGGATTTACGAAATCCGCGATGAATCTGACAGACAGGGTTTAAGGATTGTTTATGAACTTAAACACGACGCGATTCCGAATGTTGTACTCAATATGCTGTACAAATACACGTCGCTGCAAACCTCCTTCAGCGTCAATAATATCGCATTGGTAAAAGGCCGCCCAGAGCAGCTTAACCTTAAAAACATTATTCATCATTTTGTTGATCACCGCCATGAAGTCGTGATCCGCAGAACCGAATTTGAACTGAAAAAAGCGAAAGAACGTGCACATATCCTCGAAGGTTTCATGAAGGTGATCGGAACTCAGGATGACCTTGATAAAGCAATTGCAATCATCCGCCACAGTTCAAATCCAGCCGAGGCGAAAGACGGTTTGATGAAGGAATTCGACCTTTCCGACCTGCAGGCACAGGCTATTCTTGACTTAAGACTTGCCCGACTGACCGGAATGGAACTCGACAAGATCCGCGCGGAATACGACGAGATCATGAACTTAATCAGAGATTTCGAAGATATTCTGGCTAACGAAAGCAGAAGGTTCGAGATCATCAAAGCCGAACTCATCGAAATGAAGGAGAAATACGGGGATGAAAGACGTTCAGAGATCGATTATTCAGGTGGCGAGATGTCAATTGAAGACCTTATTCCGGACGAAAAAGTAGTGCTTACCATTTCGCACGCAGGCTACATCAAAAGAACTTCTCTTTCCGAATATAAAGTGCAGACAAGAGGCGGTGTCGGTAACCGCGCAGCGACCACAAGGGACGAAGATTTCCTTGAATATATCGTGGCAGCAACCAACCATCAGTACATGCTCTTCTTTACTGAAAAAGGAAAATGTTTCTGGCTGAGAGTATTCGAAATCCCTGAAGGATCCAAAATCTCAAAAGGCAGAGCCGTGCAGAATTTAATAAATATCGAGCCGGACGATAAGATCAAAGCCTACATCAGAACAAACGATCTGAAAGATGCAGAATATATTAACCAGATGAACGTTGTAATGGTTACTAAAAACGGTACCATTAAGAAAACCTCACTTGAGGCTTATTCGCGTCCACGTACAAACGGTGTGAATGCAATTGAGATCCGCGACAACGACCAGCTGTTGGGTGCAAGACTCACAAGCGGTGACTCAGAAATTATGATTGCTACCAAAAACGGAAAATGTATCCGTTTCCCTGAGGAAAAAGCGCGTGCAGTGGGCCGTGGCTCCATCGGAGTACGTGGTATTTCACTTGAAGACGACGACGAAGTTATCGGTATGATTGTTGTGAATGACGTTGAAAATGAGACCGTTCTGGTTGTTTCCGAAAAAGGATACGGCAAGCGGACCGCAGTGGAAGATTACCGCGTTACAAACCGTGGCGGAAAGGGCGTTATTACCTTAAATATTACCGAAAAAACAGGAAATCTGATTGCTATTCAGAATGTTACGGATGAAGACGGACTGATGATCATCAACAAATCCGGCGTTGCCATAAGAATGAGCATGAATGAAATGCGCGTGATGGGCAGAAATACGCAGGGTGTGAAAGTGATCAATCTTAAAGGAAACGATTCCATTGCAGCCATAGCGAAAGTGGAGATGGATAAAGAAGTTGAAATCGAAGAGGAAGAAGCCGAGGGTGCAAAACCCGCCGAAGTGCACAGCGACCTTGTAGAATTCAGCGGAACTCCGCAGACCGGCGATAACGCCATCAGCAATATGGGCGACGAAAAAACGTTAAGAAAGATTGAAGACGAAGAGGCGTCGCAAAATGAAAAGTCAGACGAAGATATTTCTGAAGACGAAGAATAA
- a CDS encoding Ferredoxin, translated as MAIRITDECINCGACEPECPNNAIYEGAVDWKASEGTALKGRVVMKSGLTVDADAPQEPVSDDIYFIVTDKCTECIGFHEEPQCAAVCPVDCCIPDEDHVESEESLLMKKAFLHGE; from the coding sequence ATGGCTATCAGAATAACAGATGAGTGTATAAATTGTGGCGCATGCGAACCCGAATGCCCCAATAACGCGATTTATGAAGGAGCAGTAGACTGGAAAGCATCCGAAGGAACAGCACTGAAAGGCAGAGTGGTAATGAAATCAGGATTAACGGTAGATGCGGATGCACCGCAGGAGCCGGTTAGCGACGATATTTATTTCATCGTAACAGATAAATGTACGGAGTGTATTGGCTTCCACGAGGAGCCGCAATGTGCGGCGGTGTGCCCGGTAGATTGCTGCATACCGGATGAAGATCACGTAGAATCTGAAGAAAGCTTACTGATGAAGAAAGCTTTTTTACACGGCGAATAA
- a CDS encoding TPR repeat protein: protein MKKLFLSIALVSATLAVAQKKEIAAAVKAADAGDIAGTNAQIAAAEAAMGGKTYLVEPAVLEQYYYAKGMALLKSGKNAEGASYLAKMSDLGKNKIYTGKDSSKNKVYYVGKAEADKSGVQGLKEETYTPALSAKIGNTINPLIEKANKTAMDAYSAKNYSVAAPKFKEVYDLLKAGGQDNKQYLYYAGLNYALADKKSEAVDVYNELISSGYTGIQTTYSAKNKKSGELEPMDKVTWELNKKMGATSEYSDFKTETSPSIERELYETNAALLIESDKNEDALKLIETGLKKFPSSVKLSELQGTAYYKSGKMDEFVANLKTQTEKNPTDANNWYNLGVLQSKNPGSEADAIASYKKAVELKPDFVQAWQNLTYTVMGDDAKAIDDYNAAKKAGKTDQANKIIEARRERLAAALPFAEKWYESDQKNIDAVTLLKGLYMSNKKEAKFQEFKAKEAAMQAAAK, encoded by the coding sequence ATGAAAAAGTTATTTTTAAGCATTGCTTTAGTTTCAGCAACTTTGGCAGTGGCACAAAAAAAGGAGATAGCAGCAGCTGTGAAAGCTGCTGATGCCGGTGATATTGCCGGTACCAATGCGCAGATTGCGGCTGCAGAAGCTGCGATGGGTGGTAAAACCTATCTGGTGGAGCCCGCGGTTTTGGAGCAGTATTATTATGCAAAAGGTATGGCGCTCCTGAAATCGGGGAAAAACGCTGAAGGCGCATCATATCTGGCTAAAATGAGCGATCTTGGTAAAAATAAAATTTACACAGGGAAAGACAGCTCGAAGAACAAAGTGTACTATGTTGGCAAAGCCGAAGCAGACAAGTCCGGAGTTCAGGGATTAAAGGAAGAAACGTACACGCCTGCACTCAGCGCGAAGATTGGCAACACCATTAATCCGCTGATTGAGAAAGCTAATAAAACAGCCATGGACGCGTATTCCGCGAAAAACTATTCAGTAGCTGCGCCTAAATTCAAAGAAGTTTACGACCTTCTAAAGGCGGGTGGTCAGGATAACAAGCAATATCTGTATTATGCAGGTTTAAATTATGCGTTGGCTGATAAAAAAAGCGAGGCTGTTGACGTTTATAACGAACTGATCAGTTCAGGTTACACCGGTATCCAGACTACTTACAGTGCCAAGAATAAGAAATCGGGCGAACTTGAACCAATGGATAAAGTTACCTGGGAACTCAACAAGAAAATGGGCGCAACGTCAGAATATTCTGATTTTAAGACCGAAACTTCACCAAGCATCGAGCGCGAACTGTATGAGACAAATGCAGCGTTGCTCATTGAATCAGATAAAAACGAAGATGCACTGAAACTGATCGAAACTGGACTTAAAAAATTCCCGTCTAGCGTAAAGCTTTCGGAACTTCAGGGTACGGCTTACTACAAATCCGGGAAAATGGATGAGTTTGTTGCCAACCTTAAGACCCAGACCGAGAAAAACCCGACTGACGCCAACAACTGGTATAATTTAGGCGTGCTTCAAAGCAAAAACCCAGGATCTGAAGCGGATGCAATTGCGTCTTATAAAAAAGCCGTTGAGCTTAAGCCAGATTTTGTGCAGGCGTGGCAAAACCTAACCTACACGGTAATGGGTGATGATGCGAAAGCAATCGACGATTATAATGCCGCTAAAAAAGCCGGCAAAACCGATCAGGCGAACAAAATCATTGAAGCCAGAAGAGAAAGATTAGCGGCCGCACTTCCATTTGCTGAAAAGTGGTATGAAAGCGATCAGAAAAATATCGACGCAGTTACACTTCTTAAAGGTTTGTACATGTCAAATAAGAAAGAAGCGAAATTCCAGGAGTTTAAAGCCAAAGAAGCAGCAATGCAGGCGGCAGCAAAGTAA
- a CDS encoding D-3-phosphoglycerate dehydrogenase: MKVLANDGISQSGKNALAAADIELLDAKVSQENLASFINENLVDVLLVRSATQVRKELMDACPSLKIVGRGGIGMDNIDVEYAIEKGLYVINTPKASSRSVAEMVFAHFFSLARFLHESNRLMPLEGDTHFSAMKKSFSSAVELEGKVLGVIGFGGIGKEVVKIGISLGMKVKVLTRKPRTETISLDFFDGQTVNFEISSGNDWDIFLENTDFISINTPKASEYILDTPQFMKMKDGVFIVNTARGGVLNEVALLDFIDNGKVAGAALDVFENEPAPELPLLMNPNLSLSPHLGGNTIDAQEKIGAELATQIIEIKHKL; this comes from the coding sequence ATGAAAGTATTAGCCAACGACGGAATCTCGCAATCTGGAAAAAACGCACTCGCAGCGGCAGATATAGAACTGCTGGACGCAAAAGTTTCGCAGGAGAATCTCGCCAGCTTCATTAATGAAAATCTTGTAGACGTCCTTCTCGTAAGAAGCGCAACGCAGGTCCGAAAGGAACTGATGGACGCCTGCCCTTCTCTTAAAATAGTTGGCAGAGGCGGAATCGGTATGGATAATATCGATGTGGAATACGCCATCGAAAAAGGACTTTACGTAATCAATACACCCAAAGCATCCTCGCGTTCGGTGGCGGAAATGGTTTTCGCGCATTTCTTTTCGCTTGCCAGATTCCTGCACGAATCTAACCGTCTGATGCCTCTAGAAGGGGATACGCATTTCAGTGCGATGAAAAAATCTTTTTCATCTGCTGTTGAACTCGAAGGAAAAGTCCTTGGTGTGATCGGTTTTGGCGGAATCGGCAAAGAAGTGGTGAAGATCGGAATTTCACTCGGGATGAAAGTGAAAGTGCTTACCCGAAAACCACGGACCGAAACAATATCATTAGACTTTTTCGATGGGCAGACCGTAAATTTCGAGATTTCATCAGGTAACGACTGGGATATTTTCCTCGAAAACACCGATTTTATAAGCATCAACACGCCTAAAGCTTCCGAATATATTCTTGATACGCCACAGTTCATGAAAATGAAGGACGGTGTTTTTATCGTAAATACAGCACGCGGCGGAGTTCTGAACGAAGTTGCGCTTCTGGATTTTATCGATAACGGTAAAGTTGCAGGTGCTGCTCTGGATGTATTTGAAAATGAACCTGCACCCGAATTACCGCTGCTTATGAACCCGAACCTTTCACTATCACCGCATCTTGGGGGTAATACTATCGATGCACAGGAGAAAATCGGGGCCGAACTCGCAACACAAATAATTGAAATAAAACACAAACTTTAA
- a CDS encoding protein containing DUF1015, translating into MPTFKPFRGIRPSEDFVNVFPTHPLDNFSQDEINKKAQLESSYIQMIKPYVVSKSKDLDRNLRKIRSNYEELLEDKKLVQDPSAYYLYEQVLPNKTVYRGLLGLVSVDDFRNGKIKKHESTLTQKKEKLAYYLEKVNIQAEPVLLTYMANPKVELLMNHEEKNVPVLNYLDDSKVRHKVWRIDNRLKMQQFKEVLEQIDSFYIADGHHRIGSTALNAEHLREKNKKHTGTELYNYVFSFVVSNQSIRIHDYNRLLQDLNGLSEGEFLNKIGENFLVHEKGTTPYYPSQKFHISMYLGGKFYSLHVKHELRKQQSAMNDLDHFLLEEFVFKDILGIEDPKTTDKITYIKGDSSVEGINQIKEKVDSENYKVGFGIYPVSFNDLLKVSDKNIKMPPKCTYIEPKLVTALVMYDMKQ; encoded by the coding sequence ATGCCAACCTTTAAGCCATTTCGGGGGATCCGTCCGAGCGAAGATTTCGTAAATGTGTTTCCCACGCACCCTTTGGACAATTTTTCGCAAGACGAAATCAATAAAAAAGCTCAGTTAGAATCTTCGTACATACAGATGATCAAGCCGTACGTGGTGAGCAAATCCAAAGACCTTGACCGGAATCTGCGCAAAATACGAAGTAACTACGAAGAACTGCTTGAAGATAAAAAACTGGTGCAGGATCCGTCTGCCTACTATCTCTACGAACAGGTTCTGCCAAATAAAACCGTTTACCGTGGCCTGTTGGGGCTGGTTAGTGTAGACGATTTCCGCAATGGAAAAATTAAAAAACACGAATCTACACTTACTCAGAAAAAAGAAAAACTGGCGTATTACCTTGAAAAAGTGAATATTCAGGCAGAACCGGTTTTGCTGACCTACATGGCCAACCCGAAAGTGGAGCTGCTGATGAACCACGAAGAAAAAAATGTACCGGTGCTCAATTATCTGGACGACAGCAAAGTGCGGCATAAAGTGTGGCGCATTGATAACCGCCTGAAAATGCAGCAGTTCAAGGAAGTTTTAGAGCAGATCGATTCATTCTACATTGCCGACGGACATCACCGGATCGGCTCTACAGCGCTGAATGCAGAGCATCTTCGCGAGAAAAATAAAAAACACACCGGAACTGAACTTTATAATTACGTGTTCAGTTTTGTCGTATCGAACCAATCGATCAGAATTCACGATTATAACCGTCTTTTGCAGGACCTTAACGGACTTTCGGAAGGGGAATTCTTAAATAAAATCGGTGAAAACTTTCTGGTTCACGAAAAAGGCACGACGCCCTACTACCCTTCCCAAAAATTCCATATCTCAATGTATCTGGGTGGTAAATTCTACTCTCTGCACGTGAAACACGAACTCAGAAAACAGCAAAGTGCGATGAATGATCTCGATCATTTTTTGCTTGAAGAGTTTGTTTTCAAAGACATCCTCGGAATTGAAGATCCTAAAACCACGGATAAAATCACGTATATCAAAGGTGATTCGTCGGTTGAAGGCATTAATCAAATCAAAGAAAAAGTAGATTCAGAAAATTACAAAGTCGGTTTTGGAATTTATCCCGTAAGTTTTAATGATCTGTTGAAAGTTTCGGATAAAAACATTAAAATGCCGCCAAAATGCACCTATATTGAACCGAAATTAGTAACGGCGCTTGTGATGTACGATATGAAACAATAA